A single window of Jiangella alkaliphila DNA harbors:
- a CDS encoding substrate-binding domain-containing protein has product MDEGLFIDSSWARLEGEAAVARHLDTGRSRFDGLFAMNDSSALGAMRAVLRFGLRIPDDIAVVGFDDIDEARTSVPSLTSVGPANADIARSSLDLLEVQADAAEGRPAEQRRVPFRLHVRESSAPVTVTTG; this is encoded by the coding sequence GTGGACGAGGGGCTGTTCATCGACTCAAGCTGGGCGCGCCTCGAGGGCGAGGCGGCCGTCGCACGCCACCTGGACACCGGCCGGTCGCGCTTCGACGGTCTGTTCGCCATGAACGACTCCTCGGCGCTGGGCGCCATGCGCGCCGTCCTCCGGTTCGGGCTGCGCATTCCCGACGACATCGCCGTCGTCGGGTTCGACGACATCGACGAGGCCCGCACGTCGGTGCCGTCGCTCACCTCGGTCGGGCCGGCCAACGCCGACATCGCTCGCTCCTCGCTCGACCTCCTCGAGGTGCAGGCCGACGCGGCCGAGGGCCGGCCCGCTGAGCAGCGCCGGGTGCCGTTCCGGCTGCACGTCCGTGAGAGCTCCGCGCCGGTCACGGTCACCACTGGCTGA